The genome window TGGCCTCTCGCTCAAGAACACTTCTTTCTAACACATTTGCTGGAATCCAAGCTTGGCCACCTTCCAAAAGTCCCTTCCACAAGCCGGATTTCTCTCGGGCAACCCCAGCCGTGTTGAGCAGAAATTCCAAATGGCTCTCCCCGATGCTTGTCAGTAAACCAACAGTTGGTTGAGATACCTTGGCTAGTGTTTCGATCTCTCCGAAGTGGTTTGTTCCCATTTCAACTACCCACCAACTTGTATCCAGTGGGGCTGATAGAAGCGTTAGGGGTACACCGATAAAGTTGTTGTAATTGCCCTGAGTTGCGTGGGTAGTAGCATCCAGGCTTTGGCAAAGATGTCGGGCGATCTCCTTGGTTGTTGTCTTGCCGTTACTACCAGTGATCCCCAATACATGGCCAGAGAAGCGTTTGCGGTAGTCGGCAGCCCAGCCCAACAGCGCCTGATTGGGAGAGGCAACTTCAATCCGGGGTGCTTGTTGTAGTTCGGCAGGGAGGCGTTCCGCAGAGGCAATCAATCCAGCAGCACCATGAGCCATTGCCTGGGCTGCGTAGGAGTGGCCATCGCTGTTTTCTCCCTGTAGACAGACAAACCATTGTCCAGGCTGGATCTTGCGAGAGTCCGTGGTTAATCCAGAGACCTTTGTCTGTGGATCAACATGCTGTGAGGAGCCTTGGAGAGCAGGAGCTAGTTCATGAACGGTGTAAGGCAGCATCAATTACTCAGATGACGCAATACATCCTCTACCATATTGGGGCTACCAATGTAAAAAGGTACTCGCTGGTGCAGTTTTTGTGGCTCAATCTCCAGGATGCGCTGTGTTCCATCGCTCGCCATGCCTCCCGCTTGTTCAGCAAGCAGAGCCAAGGCGTTGCACTCATACATTAGGCGTAGCTTGCCTTGAGGAGCCTTTTGAGTGGGTGGATACAGATAGATCCCACCTTTGAGCAGATTGCGGTGGAAGTCGGCAACCAAGGAACCAATGTAGCGACCCTGAAAGTTCTGATCCCGACAAGATTCCAGATAGGCTTGGATTCGTGGACAGAAGTGATTGAAGTTTCCTTCGTTGCAGGAATAGATTTTTCCGCTGTCTGGAAAGCGTAGTTGTGTGTGCGAGAGAAAAAATTCTCCAAGAGATGGTTCGTAGGTGATGGCGTTCACGCCATGCCCAGTGGTCAGCACCAGGATGGTCGAAGAACCGTAGAGTACGTAACCGCTGGCCAACTGTTGAGAGCCTGCCTGGAGTGCATCCTCCATGGTCGGGCTTGTACCGCGCTGCGTACGTCTGCGGTAGATCGAGAAGATGGTGCCAATCGAGACATTGACGCCAATGTTGCTGGAACCATCCAGTGGATCAATTGCAACCACATACTTTGCCTGCTCATTACCGGTGTGGACCAGTTCATCTTCTTCCTCAGAGATGATGCAGCAGACCTTACCTCCCAGGCGCAAAGCTCGTGCGAAGCGAGTATTGGCAATCACATCCAGCTTCTGTTGATCTTCTCCCTGAATATTTTCCACTCCGGCACTACCTTCCAAGCTGATCAGTCCGGCCCGGTTGATGTCACGGTTGATGATCTTGGCGGCTAGAGATATATCTGCAAGTAGCTGAGTGAAGTCTCCTTTTGCTTGGGGATAGTTTCGTTGTTCGTTGGCGATGAATCGTTGTAATGTGACTCCGACGGGAGCAGAGAGCTGATTGATTGTTGAAGTGACAGGCATCAGATACTCTAAGGAGGAATCAGGAGCGATGATTGGGTTCAACATAGCGCTGCCTCGCTAAACAGTAGGAAATAACGTACGACGAAATTT of SAR324 cluster bacterium contains these proteins:
- the murF gene encoding UDP-N-acetylmuramoyl-tripeptide--D-alanyl-D-alanine ligase; its protein translation is MLPYTVHELAPALQGSSQHVDPQTKVSGLTTDSRKIQPGQWFVCLQGENSDGHSYAAQAMAHGAAGLIASAERLPAELQQAPRIEVASPNQALLGWAADYRKRFSGHVLGITGSNGKTTTKEIARHLCQSLDATTHATQGNYNNFIGVPLTLLSAPLDTSWWVVEMGTNHFGEIETLAKVSQPTVGLLTSIGESHLEFLLNTAGVAREKSGLWKGLLEGGQAWIPANVLERSVLEREA
- the fbp gene encoding class 1 fructose-bisphosphatase translates to MPVTSTINQLSAPVGVTLQRFIANEQRNYPQAKGDFTQLLADISLAAKIINRDINRAGLISLEGSAGVENIQGEDQQKLDVIANTRFARALRLGGKVCCIISEEEDELVHTGNEQAKYVVAIDPLDGSSNIGVNVSIGTIFSIYRRRTQRGTSPTMEDALQAGSQQLASGYVLYGSSTILVLTTGHGVNAITYEPSLGEFFLSHTQLRFPDSGKIYSCNEGNFNHFCPRIQAYLESCRDQNFQGRYIGSLVADFHRNLLKGGIYLYPPTQKAPQGKLRLMYECNALALLAEQAGGMASDGTQRILEIEPQKLHQRVPFYIGSPNMVEDVLRHLSN